The following proteins are co-located in the Trichocoleus sp. FACHB-46 genome:
- a CDS encoding tetratricopeptide repeat protein, translating to MGDLVRDDQGTLTATEWNEGIQTIGDNPQQLVANNLLRQGVEQLQVNQSGIALQFCHEALTLYQDLKDLRGIGQALGSLSNIHYDLGEYGKTVEYAQQRLAIARQLQDCRAEGQALGHLGNAYRHVKDHPKAIEYSQQSLRVAQGIQDRRAEVAALNNLGLAYKALGDCSKAIEYQQQSLQIARDLQDGQIEGQVLRNLGNAYYALGDYRKAIAYYEQRLAIAQTTQDRKAEGQVLRNLGSAYSALENYPKAIEYLQKRLALVQAAKDHRGAEQALGSLGVAHESLGNYAKAVEYYEQRLAIARQLCDSKAERQALGSLKIACYALGDYAKAVEYSIN from the coding sequence ATGGGTGATCTTGTGAGAGATGATCAAGGAACTCTGACAGCAACCGAGTGGAATGAGGGGATTCAAACCATTGGAGATAACCCTCAACAGCTAGTTGCCAACAATTTACTCAGGCAAGGAGTTGAGCAGCTCCAGGTCAATCAGTCTGGTATAGCTTTGCAATTTTGCCACGAAGCTTTGACCCTCTACCAAGATTTGAAAGATCTAAGAGGGATCGGGCAAGCCCTAGGTAGCCTTAGCAATATTCATTACGACTTAGGCGAATATGGCAAAACGGTTGAGTATGCTCAGCAAAGGTTAGCGATCGCCCGTCAACTTCAAGACTGCCGCGCCGAAGGCCAAGCACTAGGCCATCTCGGTAATGCTTACCGCCACGTGAAAGATCACCCTAAAGCGATCGAATATTCTCAGCAAAGCTTACGAGTGGCTCAAGGAATTCAAGACCGTCGCGCCGAAGTGGCAGCTCTCAACAATTTAGGCTTGGCTTACAAGGCTTTAGGAGATTGCAGTAAAGCCATTGAATACCAGCAGCAAAGCTTGCAGATCGCACGAGACCTCCAAGATGGACAAATTGAGGGCCAAGTGTTGCGCAACTTGGGCAATGCCTACTACGCCCTTGGTGACTACAGGAAAGCCATCGCCTACTACGAACAACGCTTAGCGATCGCTCAAACCACGCAAGACCGGAAGGCTGAGGGACAAGTTTTAAGGAATCTTGGGAGTGCCTACTCTGCCTTAGAGAACTACCCTAAGGCGATCGAGTATCTGCAAAAGCGGCTGGCGCTCGTTCAAGCAGCCAAAGACCATCGGGGCGCAGAACAAGCGCTAGGTAGTTTGGGGGTTGCCCACGAATCCCTCGGCAACTACGCCAAAGCGGTGGAATATTATGAGCAACGCTTAGCGATCGCCAGACAACTCTGCGACTCTAAGGCAGAACGTCAAGCCCTTGGCAGCTTAAAAATCGCCTGCTATGCCTTGGGAGATTACGCGAAAGCGGTGGAGTATTCCATCAATTAG
- a CDS encoding DUF362 domain-containing protein has translation MTSLQPCVSLLRADSYELSQLRASLEQLLEPLGGMSAFVKPGDRVLLKPNLLTGARPGKECITRAELVYCVAQMVQAAGGQPFLGDSPAFGSARGVAVANGYLPLIEELNLPIVEFSGKRYETVSENFNHLLLSKEVMDADVVINLPKVKSHVQLTLTLAVKNLFGCVPGKMKAWWHMEAGKDSQRFGEMLVETARAIAPDLTIVDGIIGHEGNGPSGGEPRHLGVIGASTNVFALDRALLEILTVDPATVPITAAAQRLGLNVEPADMQFPHLRPEDLKILDWQLPTRRMAIDFAMPRVLKSTFRHFYIRFIKEPISAYAGR, from the coding sequence ATGACATCATTACAACCTTGTGTGAGCTTGCTGCGAGCTGACTCTTACGAACTGAGTCAACTTCGAGCCAGTTTGGAGCAACTACTAGAGCCTTTGGGCGGAATGAGCGCCTTTGTCAAACCGGGCGATCGCGTCCTGCTGAAGCCAAACTTACTGACGGGTGCGCGTCCTGGCAAAGAATGTATTACTCGCGCTGAATTGGTTTACTGTGTCGCTCAAATGGTTCAAGCGGCGGGCGGTCAGCCATTTTTAGGAGATAGCCCTGCCTTTGGTAGTGCCAGAGGAGTCGCAGTAGCTAATGGCTATTTGCCCTTGATTGAAGAACTGAATCTACCCATTGTGGAATTTAGTGGCAAACGGTACGAAACCGTGAGCGAAAACTTCAATCATTTGTTGCTGTCTAAGGAAGTGATGGATGCGGACGTGGTGATTAACCTGCCAAAGGTGAAATCCCACGTCCAACTGACTTTGACACTCGCAGTCAAGAATCTGTTTGGCTGTGTCCCCGGCAAAATGAAAGCTTGGTGGCACATGGAAGCAGGCAAAGATAGTCAGCGCTTTGGTGAAATGTTGGTCGAGACGGCACGAGCGATCGCCCCTGACCTCACGATCGTCGATGGCATTATTGGTCACGAAGGCAACGGCCCTAGTGGTGGTGAACCTCGACATCTGGGTGTGATTGGAGCTTCTACCAATGTCTTCGCCCTCGATCGCGCCTTGCTGGAGATCCTCACTGTTGATCCAGCGACAGTGCCCATTACAGCAGCAGCGCAGCGGCTAGGGTTAAACGTGGAGCCAGCCGATATGCAGTTTCCGCATTTGCGACCCGAAGACCTCAAGATTCTAGATTGGCAGCTACCCACTCGCAGGATGGCGATCGATTTTGCCATGCCTCGCGTGCTCAAATCTACGTTTAGGCATTTCTATATTCGCTTCATCAAGGAGCCAATAAGTGCGTATGCTGGCCGCTAA
- a CDS encoding aspartate ammonia-lyase: MMNALGNMSFRIERDSMGERQIPAETYYGIQTLRAIENFPISGLKPLPTYVDACVLIKKATAIANGELGCITPEVAQAIVQAADEVLSGKLRDQFVVDVYQAGAGTSHHMNVNEVLANRALELLGDEKGNYKRVNPNDHVNYGQSTNDVIPTAIRIGGLLALEHTLYPALSGAIAALDTKAEEFQDIVRSGRTHLQDAVPVRLGENFRAWAQILSDHLTRLETASQDLMVLGLGGSAAGTGLNTHPQYCDRVAQILSQLLDQPLRPAPHLMAAMQSMAPFVNVSGALRNLAQDCVKISHDLRLMDSGPKTGLKEIQLPPVQPGSSIMPGKYNPVMAEMTSMVCFQVMGYDSAIALAAQAGQLELNVMMPLIAYNLIQSIEILGNTLAALTERCINGITANRDRCAYYAEGSLALVTALNPHIGYLNAAAVAKESLETGKSLRQIVLEQGLMSAEDLAKVLDLEQMSIMTKPQTAT, translated from the coding sequence ATGATGAATGCACTAGGGAATATGTCTTTCCGGATTGAGCGGGACTCGATGGGAGAGCGACAGATTCCAGCAGAAACTTATTATGGAATTCAGACTCTACGAGCGATCGAGAACTTTCCCATTAGTGGTCTCAAACCCTTACCAACTTATGTTGATGCTTGCGTACTGATTAAAAAGGCAACCGCGATCGCCAATGGTGAGCTAGGTTGCATTACGCCAGAGGTCGCTCAAGCAATTGTGCAAGCAGCCGATGAAGTGCTGTCTGGGAAGTTGCGCGATCAGTTTGTGGTGGATGTGTATCAAGCAGGCGCAGGCACCTCGCACCACATGAACGTGAACGAAGTCTTGGCGAATCGTGCCTTGGAGTTGTTGGGTGACGAGAAAGGCAATTATAAGCGGGTCAACCCTAACGACCACGTCAACTATGGCCAATCAACCAATGATGTCATCCCCACTGCTATTCGGATTGGTGGATTGCTGGCGCTAGAGCACACTCTGTATCCTGCATTGTCTGGGGCGATCGCGGCACTGGATACTAAAGCCGAGGAGTTCCAAGATATTGTGCGATCGGGTCGCACCCACTTACAAGATGCGGTTCCGGTGCGCTTGGGTGAAAATTTCCGAGCTTGGGCGCAGATCCTCAGCGATCATTTAACTCGTCTAGAAACCGCCTCGCAGGATCTAATGGTATTAGGTTTGGGCGGCAGCGCTGCGGGTACTGGACTGAATACGCATCCCCAGTATTGCGATCGCGTAGCCCAAATTTTGTCCCAGTTGCTCGATCAACCGCTGCGTCCTGCACCTCACTTGATGGCCGCAATGCAAAGCATGGCCCCGTTTGTGAATGTTTCGGGAGCACTGCGGAATTTGGCTCAAGATTGCGTCAAAATCTCTCACGACTTGCGCTTGATGGACTCTGGCCCCAAAACTGGCCTCAAGGAAATTCAATTGCCTCCGGTGCAGCCAGGTTCCTCGATCATGCCTGGAAAGTACAATCCGGTGATGGCCGAAATGACCTCAATGGTCTGTTTTCAGGTGATGGGCTACGACTCAGCGATCGCGCTAGCTGCTCAAGCAGGACAACTGGAACTCAACGTGATGATGCCGTTGATTGCTTATAACCTGATCCAAAGCATCGAAATTCTAGGCAACACGTTGGCAGCCTTGACCGAACGGTGCATCAATGGGATTACTGCCAATCGCGATCGCTGTGCCTATTACGCTGAGGGCAGTCTCGCTTTAGTGACCGCTCTGAATCCTCACATTGGCTATCTCAACGCCGCTGCCGTGGCCAAAGAATCCCTAGAAACCGGGAAGTCATTGCGTCAGATTGTGCTTGAACAAGGGTTGATGAGCGCTGAAGACTTGGCTAAAGTGCTCGACCTAGAGCAAATGAGCATCATGACCAAGCCCCAAACTGCGACTTAA
- a CDS encoding methyl-accepting chemotaxis protein, whose translation MIIQMVRTAEQINPAAGEHESATHQLTQVATRQTAELAQTLNAGERITQSVQAVAVNAQQATEIATLTGLQGTAIDKTVKRLLKLRETVACTAKKVQQLDESSQKISQVVSLIHQIALQTSSLSINPTLETAPPQVGGLELHPASIELDMELMNLMKGIQMEDAQRSSIEQILEASHQVDQLMQTIAKATLSHAQTAQTVAQLLQAIAFAPKPHPETAQIASSSLPAFSSPMNCWQNL comes from the coding sequence ATGATTATTCAAATGGTAAGAACAGCAGAGCAAATTAATCCTGCCGCAGGCGAGCACGAATCTGCCACTCATCAGCTCACTCAGGTTGCAACGAGACAGACCGCAGAGCTTGCTCAAACCCTTAATGCTGGGGAACGAATCACACAATCTGTTCAAGCAGTAGCCGTCAACGCTCAGCAAGCTACCGAAATTGCAACGTTGACTGGGCTGCAAGGAACAGCCATAGATAAAACTGTCAAGCGTCTCCTCAAACTGCGCGAAACGGTGGCTTGTACAGCGAAGAAAGTGCAGCAACTTGATGAGTCTTCTCAGAAAATCTCGCAAGTCGTTTCGTTGATTCACCAAATTGCTCTACAAACCTCCTCATTGAGCATCAACCCTACTTTGGAGACAGCACCGCCTCAAGTTGGGGGTCTGGAACTGCATCCTGCATCAATAGAACTGGACATGGAGTTAATGAACTTAATGAAGGGTATCCAGATGGAAGATGCCCAGCGCAGCAGCATAGAACAGATTTTGGAGGCATCTCACCAGGTTGACCAATTAATGCAAACGATTGCTAAAGCAACGCTCTCTCATGCTCAAACGGCTCAAACAGTTGCTCAATTGCTCCAAGCGATCGCCTTCGCCCCAAAACCTCACCCTGAAACAGCTCAGATCGCTTCGAGCTCCCTTCCTGCATTCTCTAGCCCTATGAATTGTTGGCAGAACCTGTAA
- a CDS encoding tetratricopeptide repeat protein — MSPDQDSRAWYNHGNTLYGLGRYEGAITRYDRVLEKQPDDFEAWSYRGYALSHLRRYVDAIASFSQAIALQPDFVLAWHGKGIAQAQSHQYEGAIESFTKALELEPEDPKAWYNHGNALVRLRRHAEAILSFDRTLHLKPDYYRAWYHRGTALAELTFYEDAISNFDRALMIKANCYYAWNYRGIALAKLKRYSEAIDSFDQSLAAKSHNPGAWYSMARCYIAQENLNQAFKCLQKAIEQSPNVYRTMAKIDACFKPIRQSLDFQILVLGRNN, encoded by the coding sequence ATGAGTCCAGATCAAGACTCTCGTGCCTGGTATAACCACGGAAACACCCTCTATGGGTTAGGCCGCTATGAAGGGGCCATCACTAGATATGACCGAGTGCTAGAGAAGCAACCGGATGATTTTGAGGCTTGGAGTTATCGCGGGTATGCTTTGTCCCACTTGCGGCGTTATGTAGATGCGATCGCTAGTTTTAGCCAAGCCATTGCTCTGCAACCAGATTTTGTCCTGGCTTGGCATGGCAAAGGCATTGCTCAAGCTCAAAGTCATCAATATGAGGGCGCGATCGAGAGCTTTACTAAAGCTTTAGAGCTAGAACCAGAAGATCCGAAAGCTTGGTATAACCACGGCAATGCTTTAGTGCGCCTGCGCCGACATGCCGAAGCCATCCTCAGCTTTGATCGCACGCTACATCTCAAGCCTGATTACTACAGAGCTTGGTATCACCGAGGAACCGCTTTAGCCGAGCTGACTTTTTATGAAGATGCGATTAGCAATTTCGACCGGGCTCTCATGATTAAAGCGAATTGCTACTACGCTTGGAATTACCGGGGTATTGCCTTAGCGAAATTAAAACGTTACAGCGAAGCGATTGATAGCTTTGACCAATCACTCGCGGCGAAGTCGCATAATCCAGGAGCTTGGTACAGCATGGCCCGCTGTTACATTGCCCAGGAAAATCTCAATCAAGCGTTTAAATGTTTACAGAAGGCAATTGAGCAAAGCCCGAATGTATACCGAACAATGGCTAAGATAGACGCTTGTTTTAAGCCAATCCGCCAAAGTCTAGACTTCCAAATTTTAGTGTTAGGAAGAAATAATTAA
- a CDS encoding tetratricopeptide repeat protein gives MDQSQGSQTWYSQGHVLSELGRYEGAIDRYDRVLELKPDNYQAWCDRGYALEHLERYEEALVSFERAISLAPKFAPAWHGKGISLGRLNRYEEAVVCFDRIIKWSRDDYRAWYNKGNALSHLCQYKEAIAAFDKVLEFKPDKYQAWYKRGVALAYLGRYSDALTSLENAVTIKPRCHYAWNYRGIVLIKLERCQEALASFEHSLNSESSNPNAWYGKACCYALLGDVELTINNLYRAFDLSPNLHRLMAKTEPIFNEMQQYAEYQALF, from the coding sequence ATGGACCAGAGTCAAGGGTCTCAGACTTGGTATAGTCAAGGGCATGTTTTGAGTGAACTCGGACGCTATGAAGGCGCGATCGATCGATACGATCGCGTGTTGGAGCTAAAACCAGACAATTATCAGGCTTGGTGCGATCGCGGCTATGCCTTAGAACATTTAGAGCGCTACGAAGAAGCACTTGTAAGTTTTGAGCGAGCTATTTCCTTAGCTCCTAAATTTGCCCCAGCCTGGCATGGCAAAGGCATTTCCCTAGGTAGACTGAACCGTTACGAAGAAGCGGTGGTTTGCTTCGATCGCATTATTAAATGGAGTCGCGATGACTACCGAGCTTGGTATAATAAAGGCAATGCTCTCAGTCATCTTTGCCAATATAAAGAAGCGATCGCGGCTTTTGACAAAGTTTTAGAATTTAAGCCTGACAAGTACCAGGCCTGGTACAAGCGCGGTGTAGCGTTGGCATATCTAGGGCGCTACTCGGATGCACTCACCAGCCTTGAAAATGCCGTGACGATCAAACCCCGTTGTCACTATGCTTGGAACTACCGGGGCATTGTGCTAATCAAGCTAGAACGTTGCCAAGAGGCTCTAGCTAGCTTCGAGCACTCTCTAAACAGTGAATCCTCCAATCCAAATGCCTGGTATGGCAAAGCCTGTTGCTACGCTTTGTTAGGGGATGTAGAGTTAACTATCAACAATCTGTATCGAGCTTTTGACCTTAGCCCCAACCTGCATCGACTGATGGCTAAAACAGAGCCCATTTTTAACGAGATGCAGCAATATGCGGAGTATCAAGCGCTATTTTGA
- a CDS encoding tetratricopeptide repeat protein has translation MLDTGQLPLSGEPLLWFQQGLLSATQKEYEQAVASYDCVLRVRPDCFDVWYERGLALENLGTYNDAIASYDRALQLQPPKDVACVIWQNRGDAQQYGLGQYADAIASYDRALQVNSEHYQAWQNRGNALLYGFNQYAEAIASYDRALQLKPDYYLAWRNRGNALIELTRYSEAIASYDRALEIEPNDQAASYGRSCALERSGLAYKQPTTNPVWYGRGYSELNPLDEAAIEANETSVFIAHPGTNHTQQQPIFVLEDEQGTREITLEKSSYSIGRDPKSDICLHSQFVSRQHATLLKILRDDGTYIYQIVDGALGGKRSTNGLMINGRKHRAWDLAHDDVVVFGPQVRALYFTSPQPPLDSSPD, from the coding sequence ATGCTTGACACAGGTCAACTTCCCCTCAGTGGCGAACCTCTACTCTGGTTTCAGCAGGGTCTTCTCTCTGCAACCCAAAAAGAGTACGAGCAAGCGGTTGCGAGTTATGACTGCGTTCTTAGAGTCAGACCAGATTGCTTTGATGTCTGGTATGAACGTGGTTTGGCATTAGAAAACTTAGGTACTTACAACGACGCGATCGCCAGTTACGATAGAGCACTACAACTGCAGCCCCCCAAAGATGTAGCTTGCGTAATCTGGCAAAATCGCGGCGATGCCCAGCAATATGGTTTGGGGCAGTATGCCGACGCGATTGCCAGCTATGACCGAGCGTTACAAGTTAATTCAGAACATTACCAAGCTTGGCAAAATCGCGGCAATGCTCTCTTATATGGGTTCAACCAATATGCCGAGGCGATCGCCAGCTATGACCGAGCGTTACAGCTCAAACCAGATTATTACTTAGCTTGGCGCAATCGAGGCAATGCTTTGATTGAACTTACTAGATATAGTGAGGCGATTGCCAGCTATGATCGAGCGCTAGAAATTGAACCTAACGACCAAGCGGCTAGTTATGGTCGTAGCTGTGCTCTGGAGCGATCGGGTCTAGCTTACAAGCAACCAACTACCAATCCTGTTTGGTATGGGCGGGGCTATTCAGAGTTAAACCCCTTAGATGAAGCTGCGATCGAAGCAAATGAAACATCCGTTTTTATTGCTCATCCAGGCACTAACCATACCCAGCAGCAACCAATTTTTGTCCTAGAAGATGAGCAGGGAACGAGAGAAATCACTCTTGAGAAATCTTCCTACTCCATCGGTCGCGACCCCAAAAGTGATATTTGCCTACACTCGCAGTTTGTGTCTCGGCAACATGCAACTTTGCTCAAGATTCTTCGAGATGACGGTACCTATATTTACCAGATTGTAGATGGTGCCTTAGGGGGTAAGCGCAGCACAAATGGTCTAATGATTAACGGTCGTAAGCATCGAGCGTGGGATTTAGCTCATGACGATGTTGTAGTATTCGGACCTCAAGTCCGAGCTTTGTACTTTACTTCACCCCAACCACCACTGGATTCTAGTCCGGATTAA